The following are encoded together in the Hemicordylus capensis ecotype Gifberg chromosome 4, rHemCap1.1.pri, whole genome shotgun sequence genome:
- the ZNF644 gene encoding zinc finger protein 644 isoform X2, which yields MDDTKTNTEIGAKEGLLDDSNFISEKRSGIPKSQENETSFQKNTLTLPEELSRDKYEKALSGGQKSLFIHTGAPTVSSENFLLPTGTALNGPVSHSTLTKTSNMNKGSISLTTAQTVDHQADSCSSVKVVHDLQLPTKTSAQNSNQVLILLPEAAHAKNLSHSIKKLPPSASVTCDTQPSIGKSIKTDSTLVSQVDICEDSKSSLEKDDGNKSLTGMSSGTGDFKTESDTNWDPQKEFIEFLMTNEDTIEKSPVPPKVGVQKRRKRKMDVSKITRYTEDCFNESNYIPDNSESLDNEFLEQSENLQVESQKYSLAKVKPESTDEELEVVDAIQQLIYNPSHKCADDTSPVHTSTFLSNTLLNKCEQDDVESPSNFSTDEPSFYPCTKCNVNFREKKHLHRHMMYHLDGNSHFRHLNVPRPYACRECGRTFRDRNSLLKHMIIHQERRQKLMEEIRELKELQDEGRSARLQCPQCVFGTNCPKTFVQHAKTHEKDKRYYCCEECNFMAVTENELECHRGIAHGAVVKCSMITTDISQRKTQKKALVKDSYMESSKKSADYMCKLCPFATSARSILKKHVEYLHPTSCIDPFGSRLRLEKRKSQAIEEPLEFGSRTKHLIKQSSTFPKNSVLKQDTKRPFGSAFQSSNFAKLHKRPPRIQKARKSVAQSAVSVYSQSSTDKPILNRNSTGQKPKYLHLAGKQKASVKASSNYLYRDKHENHRIKKYSSPYFLHLKRDAARSVRSLPLLSSNNSHNRFIMDSLNYDAKRPGVYKDKLVTVKRLVKRPKRECSVTGDDLDSYPDFLHKMTVVVLQKLAGKKDSYETEDESSWDNVELCDYTTRSVEDGSYSDINQEHVNLFPLFKGKIEEEAGGKSSLRYEQNDGFYFEYYEDGEGSNYLNDFQDPHNLENIGTTLPKHNSVFHWTDLSLEKKTCPYCPATFETGVGLSNHVRGHLHRAGLSYEARHVVSPEQIATSDKMQHFKRTVTGTPVKRVRKAIEKSESSSEHTCQLCGGWFDTKIGLSNHVRGHLKRLGKTKWDAHKSPICVLNEMMQNEEKYEKILKALNSRRVIPRPFVAQKLSSNDDFLSQNVIPLEAYRNGLKTEDISVSASEEEGLNFLNECDEAKSVLHDEKKNQSLTLIELLKNKRLGEERNPDISPQKFQNQTARKRFVQKCVLPLDEDSPLTYQPQKMDLTMQSAIDCKQKKSRSRSGSKKKNLPLPHGADEVYILRCRFCGLVFRGPLSVQEDWIKHLQRHIVNANLPRTGAGMVEVTSLLKKPASITETSFSFLMAEAAS from the exons ATGGATGATACAAAGACAAATACTGAGATTGGTGCTAAAGAAGGACTGCTAGATGACAGCAATTTCATCTCTGAAAAAAGGAGTGGCATTCCCAAATCACAAGAGAATGAAACGTCATTTCAAAAAAATACGTTAACTCTGCCTGAAGAGCTATCAAGGGACAAGTATGAAAAAGCCTTAAGCGGAGGCCAGAAGTCTCTGTTTATACACACTGGTGCTCCTACTGTTTCTAGTGAAAACTTTCTCCTGCCTACAGGAACTGCTCTTAATGGACCAGTTTCACACTCCACTCTAACTAAGACTTCCAATATGAATAAAGGCAGCATTTCATTAACCACTGCACAAACTGTAGACCACCAAGCAGATTCCTGCTCAAGTGTGAAGGTGGTACATGATCTTCAGCTTCCTACAAAGACTTCAGCCCAAAATTCAAATCAAGTTTTGATTTTGTTACCTGAAGCAGCACATGCTAAGAACCTGTCACATTCCATAAAAAAACTACCTCCCTCTGCTTCAGTTACTTGTGATACACAGCCGTCTATAGgaaaaagcataaaaacagacaGCACTTTAGTAAGCCAAGTAGATATATGTGAGGATAGCAAAAGTTCTCTAGAAAAAGACGATGGTAACAAATCATTAACTGGCATGTCCTCAGGTACAGGTGACTTCAAAACAGAAAGTGATACAAACTGGGATCCACAAAAGGAGTTCATAGAATTTCTCATGACAAATGAAGACACTATAGAGAAGTCACCAGTTCCACCTAAAGTGGGTGTacagaaaaggagaaaaagaaagatggaTGTTAGCAAAATAACACGTTATACTGAGGACTGTTTTAATGAATCAAATTATATTCCTGACAACTCAGAATCACTAGATAATGAGTTTTTGGAGCAGAGTGAGAATCTACAAGTAGAATCGCAGAAATATTCATTAGCAAAAGTGAAGCCTGAATCAACAGACGAGGAGTTGGAAGTTGTGGATGCCATCCAGCAGTTGATTTATAATCCAAGTCATAAATGTGCAGATGATACTTCTCCTGTTCACACTAGCACTTTTCTTTCTAATACTCTATTAAACAAATGTGAACAAGATGATGTAGAATCACCATCTAATTTCAGTACTGATGAGCCATCATTTTATCCCTGTACAAAGTGCAATGTGAATTTTAGGGAAAAGAAACACCTGCACAGGCACATGATGTATCACTTGGATGGCAATAGTCACTTTCGTCATTTAAATGTTCCAAGGCCTTATGCATGTAGGGAATGTGGCCGGACCTTTCGAGACCGCAATTCCCTGCTTAAACATATGATAATTCACCAGGAAAGAAGACAAAAATTGATGGAGGAAATTCGTGAATTGAAAGAACTTCAGGATGAGGGTAGGAGTGCACGATTACAGTGTCCACAATGTGTATTTGGTACCAATTGTCCCAAAACCTTTGTGCAGCATGCTAAAACCCATGAGAAAGATAAAAGGTACTATTGCTGTGAGGAATGTAACTTCATGGCAGTGACAGAGAATGAACTTGAATGCCATCGAGGGATTGCTCATGGGGCAGTGGTGAAATGTTCAATGATCACTACAGATATATCCCAGAGAAAAACACAGAAAAAGGCACTAGTGAAAGATTCCTACATGGAATCATCAAAAAAGTCAGCTGACTATATGTGTAAATTGTGTCCATTTGCTACATCAGCCAGaagcatattaaaaaaacatgtgGAATACTTGCACCCAACATCATGTATAGATCCTTTTGGTAGCCGGCTTagattagaaaaaagaaaaagtcaagCTATAGAGGAACCTTTAGAGTTTGGTAGCAGGACTAAACATTTGATCAAACAATCATCTACCTTTCCAAAGAACTCTGTTCTAAAACAAGATACAAAAAGACCATTTGGCTCTGCGTTCCAGTCAAGTAACTTTGCAAAACTTCACAAGAGACCCCCCAGGATACAGAAGGCTCGGAAAAGCGTTGCACAGTCAGCTGTAAGTGTGTACAGTCAAAGCTCTACAGACAAGCCTATTTTGAATAGAAATAGCACTGGCCAAAAACCTAAATATTTACACCTTGCAGGAAAGCAAAAGGCTAGTGTCAAAGCTAGCAGTAATTATTTATATAGAGACAAACATGAAAATCATAGGATTAAAAAATATAGCAGCCCTTATTTTTTACACTTAAAAAGGGACGCTGCAAGATCTGTCAGGTCCTTACCTTTATTGTCATCAAATAATTCTCATAATAGATTTATTATGGATTCCCTTAACTATGATGCAAAAAGACCAGGAGTCTATAAAGATAAGCTTGTAACTGTAAAAAGATTGGTTAAAAGACCCAAAAGGGAATGCTCTGTAACAGGAGATGATTTGGACAGTTATCCAGACTTTCTACATAAAATGACTGTTGTTGTTTTGCAGAAACTTGCTGGGAAAAAAGACAGCTATGAAACGGAGGATGAAAGTTCATGGGATAATGTTGAACTGTGTGATTACACTACACGGTCTGTGGAGGATGGCTCTTACAGTGATATTAATCAGGAGCATGTAAACCTGTTCCCTTTATTTAAAGGTAAAATTGAAGAAGAAGCTGGTGGTAAATCCTCTCTTAGATATGAGCAAAATGATGGattttattttgaatattatGAAGATGGCGAAGGTAGCAATTACCTGAATGATTTCCAAGATCCTCATAATTTAGAAAACATAGGCACAACATTGCCTAAGCATAACTCAGTTTTCCATTGGACTGACTTATCGCTTGAGAAAAAAACCTGTCCATATTGTCCAGCAACGTTTGAAACTGGTGTTGGATTGTCTAATCATGTCCGTGGGCATCTTCACAGAGCTGGGTTAAGCTATGAAGCGCGCCATGTTGTTTCACCTGAGCAGATAGCAACAAGTGACAAAATGCAGCATTTCAAAAGAACTGTGACTGGAACCCCTGTTAAACGAGTAAGAAAAG CTATTGAGAAATCAGAAAGTTCTTCAGAACACACATGCCAGCTCTGTGGAGGTTGGTTTGACACTAAAATTGGATTATCTAATCATGTTCGCGGACACCTAAAAAGGCTTGGTAAAACCAAGTGGGATGCACACAAATCTCCAATCTGTGTTCTAAATGAGATGAtgcaaaatgaagaaaaataTGAAAAGATCTTGAAAGCATTGAACAGTCGGCGTGTTATTCCCAGACCGTTTGTTGCTCAGAAACTTTCATCAAATGATGACTTTTTATCTCAAAATGTTATACCTCTTGAAGCATACCGCAATGGCCTAAAAACAGAAGATATATCGGTGTCTGCGTCAGAGGAAGAAGGGCTGAATTTCCTCAATGAATGTGATGAAGCAAAATCAGTACTACatgatgaaaaaaaaaatcagtcacTTACACTGATAGaacttttgaaaaacaaaaggtTGGGAGAAGAAAGAAATCCTGATATCTCTCCACAAAAGTTCCAAAATCAAACTGCAAGAAAGAGGTTTGTTCAAAAATGTGTTCTTCCATTAGATGAAGACAGTCCTTTGACGTATCAGCCACAAAAAATGGATTTGACTATGCAGTCAG